The following DNA comes from Occultella kanbiaonis.
CCGGGCGAACTCCGCCGTGCTGTTCTGGCGCACGCCGTGCGCGCTCGGGAACCGGCCGGTGAGCAGGCTGGTGCGGGCCGGTACGCAGACCGGGCTGGAGGTGTAGGCACGGGGAAACCGCGCTCCGTCGGCGAACAGCCGGTCCAGGCGCGGCATCGTGTCCGGGCCGCCCTCGGCTGCGGTGAAGCCGGCGCGCTGCTGGTCGGTCATCAGCAGCACGATGTTCGGCTGGTCGGTGGATGTCATGGAGCCTGGGATTTCCTCTCGCGGGTCCGGCGGCCTCGCCGGGTGCGTCAGAAATCTACAGCGCTGTAGACGTCCGAGTCCAGAGATTCGCCAGATGAGTTTCTAGCGCTGTACTCGCTGGCGGCGCGATTGGACCGCCGGCCGTTTCAGACGCCACTGACCCGAGCGGGCCCGCTCGCACGGGCTCGCTCGGGTCGACGGATCAGGCCCCGGCGTGTGCCCGTGCGGTGACGACGGCCAGACGCAGCGCCTCGTCGCCGGCGCGGGCGATGCGCTCGGTCAGCGCGGGCATGGCCCGGCCCGCCACGGCGAAGTCGTCGGCGGAGGCATAGACGGCCGTCGGTGCGATCAGTGCACCGAAGTAGGCGAACAGCGGCCGCATCGCCTGGTCGATGGCGAGCTGGTGTCGCGACGAGCCGCCGGTGGCGCCGAGGAGCACCGTCTTGCCGCGCATCGCGACGGGGTCCACCAGGTCCATGAAGGCCTTGAAGATGCCCGCGTAGGAGCCACGGAACACCGGGCTCGCCGCGATCAGCAGGTCCGCGCCCTCGACCAGCTGCAGGGCCTCGTCGAGCGCGGGGCTCGGCAGCCCGAGCACGGTCGCGTTCGCGACGTCCGCAGCGTGCTCGCGCGCCTCGACGGTGCGCAGGCTGACCTCGACACCGGCCGCAGTCGCGGACTCGGCGACGGCGGAGAGCAGGTCGTCGGTGAGCGTGCGGGTGGTCGAAGGGAAGCCGACGCCGCCGGTGAGGGCGACGATCTTCAGTGGCTCGGTCATGAGCTCGGGGTCTCCGTTCTGGTGCGGATCCGGTTGGTGGTCGGGGTGTCGGTGACGGCCGCCTGCAGTCGCTGGCAGATCCGGGCCAGGGCGAGCTGGTCGGCCTCGTCCAGACCGGCGTCGACGAGGGCCGAGATGTGGCGCACGTGCCGTCGTCCGATCTGCTTCTGCTGCTCGGCTCCAGCGTCGGTGAGCGCGACGACCACACCGCGGCCGTCGTCATCGGCCTCGCGCCGGGCGACCAGCCCGGCGGCGGCCAGGCGGTCGACCATCCGGGACAGGCTCGGCTGCGAGATGAGCAACTGGGCGTTCAGGTCGCGAAGCCGCGCCGCGCCGTCGGGCATCCGGGAGAGGTTGAACAGCACGTCGTACTCACGCGAGCTGAGCGGTTCGAAGTCGCGCGCGGCCTCGAACCGCCGCATCAGC
Coding sequences within:
- a CDS encoding CE1759 family FMN reductase — encoded protein: MTEPLKIVALTGGVGFPSTTRTLTDDLLSAVAESATAAGVEVSLRTVEAREHAADVANATVLGLPSPALDEALQLVEGADLLIAASPVFRGSYAGIFKAFMDLVDPVAMRGKTVLLGATGGSSRHQLAIDQAMRPLFAYFGALIAPTAVYASADDFAVAGRAMPALTERIARAGDEALRLAVVTARAHAGA
- a CDS encoding MarR family winged helix-turn-helix transcriptional regulator; translation: MTTRTAALAWEALFRTQVTLMRRFEAARDFEPLSSREYDVLFNLSRMPDGAARLRDLNAQLLISQPSLSRMVDRLAAAGLVARREADDDGRGVVVALTDAGAEQQKQIGRRHVRHISALVDAGLDEADQLALARICQRLQAAVTDTPTTNRIRTRTETPSS